In the Xiamenia xianingshaonis genome, one interval contains:
- a CDS encoding carboxymuconolactone decarboxylase family protein codes for MAVKQTAGRNQLGDFAPEFARLNDDVLFGEVWSRESELSLRDRSLVTVVSLLAQGLTDSSFSYHLQTAKANGITRDQIAEIITHAAFYAGWPKAWAAFRLAKDVWSDEDEAAVPEAGAAPDARRAAHERECVFPIGEPNDAYAQYFVGQSYLAPISNEQVPFFNVTFEPGCRNNWHVHRATSGGGQMLVCVAGRGWYQEWGKPAQPMRPGDVVHIPANVKHWHGAAADSWFSHLAFEIEGEDASNEWLEPVADEEYQAL; via the coding sequence ATGGCAGTGAAGCAGACGGCGGGGCGCAATCAGCTGGGCGATTTCGCCCCCGAGTTCGCCCGTTTGAACGACGACGTGCTGTTCGGAGAAGTGTGGAGCCGCGAAAGCGAGCTGTCCTTGCGCGACCGCAGCTTGGTGACGGTGGTGTCGCTGCTGGCGCAGGGGCTGACCGACTCGTCGTTTTCGTACCATCTGCAGACGGCGAAGGCGAACGGCATCACGCGCGATCAGATCGCCGAGATCATCACGCATGCGGCGTTCTATGCCGGCTGGCCCAAGGCGTGGGCGGCGTTTCGCCTGGCAAAAGACGTGTGGAGCGACGAGGACGAGGCGGCTGTGCCAGAGGCCGGCGCGGCGCCAGATGCGCGTCGGGCCGCCCATGAGCGGGAGTGCGTCTTCCCGATCGGCGAGCCCAACGACGCGTATGCGCAGTATTTCGTCGGCCAGAGCTACCTGGCGCCCATCTCGAACGAGCAGGTGCCCTTCTTCAACGTGACGTTCGAACCGGGGTGCCGCAACAACTGGCACGTGCACCGCGCAACGTCCGGCGGCGGCCAGATGCTTGTGTGCGTGGCCGGCCGCGGCTGGTACCAGGAATGGGGCAAGCCGGCGCAGCCGATGCGTCCTGGCGACGTCGTGCATATTCCCGCGAACGTGAAGCACTGGCACGGCGCGGCCGCAGACAGCTGGTTTTCGCACCTGGCGTTCGAAATAGAAGGCGAGGACGCGTCGAACGAATGGCTCGAGCCGGTCGCCGACGAGGAATACCAAGCGCTGTAG
- a CDS encoding ferredoxin domain-containing protein, producing MITNERDAREESALDIAKKMLVAARTAPKGKGVDIVECAVVAGDDKETLAAEMEAYSAETGFKFLLRDADNVRQSQCVVIVGTRHQAQGLNCGHCGFPTCSDKPEATPCEVNSVDVGIALGSAVALAADFRADSRIMFSAGMAAQRLGWLGEDVREVYAIPVSISSKSPFFDRPSRK from the coding sequence ATGATAACCAACGAGCGCGACGCGCGGGAAGAATCGGCGTTGGACATTGCGAAGAAGATGCTGGTGGCGGCGCGCACGGCCCCGAAAGGCAAAGGCGTCGACATCGTCGAATGCGCCGTGGTGGCAGGCGACGACAAAGAGACGCTGGCGGCGGAGATGGAGGCGTACAGCGCCGAAACCGGCTTCAAGTTCCTGCTGCGCGACGCCGACAACGTGCGCCAAAGCCAGTGCGTGGTCATCGTGGGCACGCGTCACCAGGCACAGGGCCTGAACTGCGGCCACTGCGGCTTTCCCACCTGCAGCGACAAGCCCGAAGCGACGCCGTGCGAAGTGAACAGCGTGGACGTGGGCATCGCCCTCGGCTCGGCCGTTGCGCTCGCCGCCGACTTTCGCGCAGACAGCCGCATCATGTTCTCGGCCGGCATGGCCGCCCAGCGCCTGGGGTGGCTCGGCGAGGACGTTCGCGAGGTCTACGCCATTCCGGTCAGCATCTCCTCCAAAAGCCCCTTCTTCGACCGCCCTTCCCGAAAATGA